In Zingiber officinale cultivar Zhangliang chromosome 6A, Zo_v1.1, whole genome shotgun sequence, a single genomic region encodes these proteins:
- the LOC121996214 gene encoding calmodulin-interacting protein 111-like, with protein sequence MRRAVRAVAAAAVISKATTKISRVSNPPNSVSRPACRFLRSYPVEPSSVLYQTISGMRFESGSRWSFDHSSLLPAILLMGAFGAGTIRTSFADANEEDQYRPAVTHSATNSDEVKKMASQERQRLEELLRTKKMENGSYPHYYLSVKGQKVTLKFQVPPSCEWSHLIVDIVKNLGFSPETNGGGAEMLLRAWDSAAAWQITLSPSAMKEVTGEKNDNDLCILIFGSRLDAEHCEIEFIKQGSFSASELDTVVGALKLAGEKGDPKKSSREQKDSKRGYNYSKHTEKFSALEAMGVRVYGHDGTSGVSGDGSISWDNIAGYEEQKREIEDSILLALQRPEVYDDIARGTRCKFESNRPRAVLFEGPPGTGKTSSARVIAKQAGVPLLYVPLEVIMSKYYGESERLLGNVFSLANELQNGAIIFLDEVDSFATSRESDIHEATRRILSVLLRQIDGFEQETQVVIIAATNRRQDLDPALISRFDSTIMFSLPDLQTRVEIAAQYAKHLLKTELLLLASATEGMSGRDIRDVCQQAERHWASKVIRGQAPKNDEGTLKLPPIEEYIQCAEKRREALLVAAPTVSQSSRFMWKPSALA encoded by the exons ATGCGGCGGGCAGTGAGAGCCGTCGCCGCCGCCGCGGTGATCTCGAAGGCGACGACGAAAATTTCTCGGGTCTCCAATCCACCGAACTCGGTCTCTCGTCCGGCCTGCCGTTTCCTTCGCTCCTATCCTGTTGAGCCCTCGA GTGTGCTTTACCAGACTATTTCAGGTATGCGATTTGAATCGGGATCCAGATGGTCATTTGACCACTCTTCGCTTCTTCCGGCCATCTTGTTGATGGGTGCCTTTGGTGCTGGAACGATACGGACATCTTTTGCTGATGCCAACGAG GAGGATCAATATCGCCCCGCCGTGACGCATTCCGCTACTAACTCCGACGAAGTAAAGAAAATGGCCAGTCAAGAAAGGCAACGATTGGAAGAGTTACTGCGAACAAAAAAGATGGAGAATGGGTCGTACCCTCATTACTACCTTTCTGTAAAGGGCCAAAAG GTCACTCTCAAGTTCCAAGTTCCCCCTTCATGTGAGTGGTCACACCTGATTGTGGATATTGTCAAGAACCTTGGTTTCTCACCTGAGACCAATGGTGGTGGTGCAGAAATGTTATTACGTGCTTGGGATAG TGCAGCTGCATGGCAAATAACCCTTAGTCCTTCAGCAATGAAAGAAGTTACCGGAGAAAAGAATGACAATGATCTCTGCATCCTGATTTTTGGCTCCCGATTGGACGCTGAGCATTGT GAGATTGAGTTCATTAAGCAAGGTAGTTTCAGTGCTTCTGAGCTTGATACTGTCGTTGGTGCATTAAAGTTAGCTGGTGAGAAAGGTGATCCCAAAAAATCATCAAGGGAGCAAAAGGATTCCAAGAGAGGCTATAATTACAGCAAACACACTGAAAAATTCTCTGCTTTAGAGGCCATGGGAGTACGAGTATATGGACATGATGGAACTTCAGGTGTCTCTGGTGATGGCTCAATATCGTGGGACAATATTGCAGGATATGAGGAGCAAAAACG TGAAATAGAGGATTCTATACTGCTGGCATTGCAACGCCCTGAAGTATATGACGATATTGCTCGTGGAACTCGTTGTAAATTTGAATCTAATCGACCACGAGCTGTGCTTTTTGAAGGGCCTCCAG GAACTGGGAAAACGTCTTCTGCTCGAGTAATTGCTAAACAAGCT GGAGTTCCCTTGCTATATGTTCCTCTAGAAGTTATCATGTCAAAATATTATGGTGAAAGTGAGCGCCTGTTGGGGAATGTATTTTCTCTTGCTAATGAACTTCAAAATGGAGCAATAATATTTCTTGATGAG GTGGATTCTTTTGCTACTTCACGAGAAAGTGATATTCATGAAGCTACCCGCAGGATTTTGTCAGTACTATTGCGCCAG ATTGATGGTTTTGAACAGGAAACACAAGTGGTTATTATAGCTGCAACAAATAGAAGACAAGATCTGGATCCTGCTCTTATAAG CCGCTTTGATTCTACCATTATGTTTTCCCTACCGGATTTACAAACTCGTGTCGAGATAGCTGCTCAATATGCAAAGCACCTGTTGAAGACCGAATTACTACTGCTAGCTTCAGCTACAGAAGG CATGTCTGGAAGAGATATCAGGGATGTCTGTCAACAAGCAGAACGGCATTGGGCATCAAAG GTGATAAGAGGGCAAGCACCAAAAAATGATGAAGGAACACTAAAACTTCCACCTATTGAGGAGTATATTCAGTGTGCTGAGAAGCGCCGTGAAGCTTTGTTAGTAGCCGCCCCCACTGTATCTCAAAGCTCCAGGTTTATGTGGAAGCCCTCTGCTCTTGCATGA